The proteins below are encoded in one region of Aquisphaera giovannonii:
- a CDS encoding amino acid kinase family protein, which produces MIDPPVGEDVASWGLVGAVVVKVGGSLLGWPELPGRLAGWLDAQRASGAPSADPVLIVIAGGGPFADAVRDLDRVHGLGDEAAHRLAIRSMDLTAALLAGLLPGSRLVAGRRELLASCRLGAVLVATPGPLLRDLDDAGPDPLPSSWDVTSDSIAARIAARLGASRLVLLKSRPIADGASLREAAAIGLVDPRFPEVAAGLRRIEVVSLRDPALPPSRLRP; this is translated from the coding sequence GTGATTGATCCTCCTGTCGGGGAGGACGTCGCCTCATGGGGGCTGGTTGGGGCCGTCGTGGTCAAGGTCGGGGGCAGCCTGCTCGGCTGGCCCGAGCTGCCGGGAAGGCTGGCCGGATGGCTCGACGCGCAGCGAGCGTCCGGGGCCCCCTCCGCCGATCCGGTGCTCATCGTGATCGCCGGGGGGGGCCCCTTCGCCGACGCGGTGCGGGACCTGGACCGCGTCCACGGCCTGGGGGATGAGGCGGCCCATCGCCTGGCGATCCGGTCGATGGACCTGACGGCGGCCCTCCTGGCCGGGCTCCTGCCGGGGTCGAGGCTCGTCGCGGGCCGGCGAGAGCTCCTCGCGTCGTGCCGCCTCGGGGCCGTGCTCGTCGCCACGCCCGGGCCGCTCCTGCGGGATCTCGACGACGCGGGGCCGGATCCGCTCCCCTCGTCGTGGGACGTCACCTCGGATTCGATCGCGGCGAGGATCGCGGCCCGCCTCGGCGCGTCGCGTCTGGTCCTGCTCAAGAGCCGGCCTATTGCGGACGGTGCGAGCCTCCGGGAGGCGGCCGCCATCGGCCTCGTCGATCCACGATTCCCGGAGGTGGCCGCGGGCCTCCGCCGCATCGAGGTCGTCTCCCTGCGCGACCCGGCGCTGCCGCCCTCCCGTCTGCGTCCGTGA
- a CDS encoding bifunctional aminoglycoside phosphotransferase/ATP-binding protein has translation MDLHELIEGLSDPAAFEPRPDRVEVRQTHISVVALAGPIVYKVKKPVRLGFADYGTLGLRKHFCEEEVRLNRRLAAGVYLGVVPIALEGGRLRVEGRGEPVEWAVKMERLPDEATLLSLVERDLAGQALLVELGRRLAGFHASATRGERISSLAGHGRLRALAEENFAQAAGHVGLTVSPAVFDRLKALTGRAAEDLRPLIEGRVARGIPCETHGDLRPEHVYILPDRPPPGDIAIIDCVEFNEAYRAADPAADVAFLIMELIALDRPDLAAAIRDAYVSASGDLEVHRLLPFFVSYRAAVRGKVEGMMAAAQEVAEADRARALRRARAHWLVALAALEAPGLRPCLVLVGGLPGSGKSTLARGLAARGGFEVIRSDAVRKELAGLRPEEPAPAAFGEGLYTPDGDDRTYRECFDRAAAAIREGKRVIVDASFRAEARRGQFLDLAARSGVAGLFLHCEADRAVVDGRLAARRGDASDADGSILEGAIAAWEPLGEATRRKTRPIETGGTPEQALSAAAAELTRRGLWRPDGPCDG, from the coding sequence ATGGACCTGCACGAGTTGATCGAGGGCCTGTCCGACCCGGCCGCCTTCGAGCCGAGGCCCGACCGCGTCGAGGTCCGCCAGACGCACATCTCGGTCGTGGCCCTCGCCGGGCCGATCGTCTACAAGGTCAAGAAGCCGGTCCGCCTGGGCTTCGCGGATTACGGCACGCTCGGCCTCCGCAAGCATTTCTGCGAGGAGGAGGTGCGCCTCAACAGGCGGCTGGCGGCCGGCGTGTACCTCGGCGTGGTGCCGATCGCCCTCGAAGGAGGCAGGCTGCGGGTCGAGGGCCGTGGCGAGCCGGTGGAATGGGCGGTCAAGATGGAGCGGCTGCCGGACGAGGCCACGCTGCTGAGCCTCGTGGAGCGGGACCTCGCCGGGCAGGCCCTTCTCGTCGAGCTCGGCCGCCGGCTGGCGGGCTTCCACGCCTCGGCCACGCGGGGCGAGCGGATCTCCTCCCTCGCCGGGCATGGCCGCCTCCGGGCGCTCGCGGAGGAGAACTTCGCTCAGGCCGCCGGCCACGTCGGGCTCACCGTCTCGCCCGCGGTCTTCGACCGCCTGAAGGCGCTCACGGGCCGGGCGGCCGAGGACCTCCGGCCGCTCATCGAAGGGCGGGTGGCCCGCGGGATCCCGTGCGAGACGCACGGCGACCTCCGGCCGGAGCACGTGTACATCCTGCCCGACAGGCCGCCGCCGGGCGACATCGCGATCATCGACTGCGTCGAGTTCAACGAGGCCTACCGAGCCGCGGATCCGGCGGCCGATGTCGCCTTCCTGATCATGGAGCTGATCGCCCTCGACAGGCCAGACCTCGCCGCGGCCATCCGGGACGCCTACGTGTCGGCCTCCGGCGACCTGGAGGTCCATCGGCTCCTGCCGTTCTTCGTGTCCTATCGCGCCGCAGTCCGCGGCAAGGTAGAAGGCATGATGGCGGCCGCCCAGGAGGTCGCCGAGGCGGACCGCGCCCGGGCCCTCCGGCGGGCGAGGGCCCACTGGCTCGTGGCCCTCGCCGCCCTGGAGGCCCCGGGCCTGCGCCCGTGCCTGGTCCTGGTCGGGGGGCTCCCGGGCTCCGGCAAATCGACCCTGGCGCGGGGCCTCGCCGCCCGAGGGGGCTTCGAGGTCATCCGGTCCGACGCGGTCCGCAAGGAGCTGGCGGGGCTTCGGCCGGAGGAGCCCGCGCCGGCGGCGTTCGGGGAGGGCCTCTATACGCCGGATGGCGATGACCGGACGTACCGCGAGTGCTTCGACCGGGCGGCCGCGGCGATCCGCGAGGGGAAGCGGGTGATCGTGGACGCCAGCTTCCGCGCGGAGGCCCGCCGAGGCCAGTTCCTCGACCTGGCGGCCCGGTCCGGGGTGGCGGGCCTCTTCCTGCATTGCGAAGCGGACCGCGCGGTCGTCGACGGGAGGCTGGCCGCTCGCCGTGGTGATGCGTCGGATGCCGACGGCTCGATCCTGGAGGGGGCCATCGCCGCCTGGGAGCCGCTCGGCGAGGCGACCCGGCGGAAGACGCGCCCGATTGAAACCGGCGGCACGCCCGAGCAGGCCCTGTCCGCCGCGGCCGCCGAGCTGACCCGGCGGGGACTCTGGCGTCCCGACGGCCCGTGCGACGGTTGA
- a CDS encoding sensor histidine kinase → MAGVLIALGLVAAGAAAALAWQWSRALREVGRGLQSLGQGRRARPVLVDVGGPVGPVVRSFNTASPLIQGRLDRLEGDREQLRVVLGAMAEAVIAVDPRRRLLLANASADAMFGFDSHSVGRLVPELIRSPQVQGAVEETLRMSPPDAFQGEVNLPFREPAMRGITRTLSVRGTPLHGSPAAGAVLVFHDVTDLRRLERMRQDFVANASHELKTPLASIKAYTETLLDWALHDEGVNRRYLERIDEQADRLNQLILDMLSLARLESGQEFYEHRPTRLLPLLADCLEGHRGRADAKGLSLAFEPGGVDAEALVVADEEAIRQIFDNLLDNAIKYTPESGSVRMACSQGEGAVIVEVVDTGIGIPRDDQPRIFERFYRVDKARSRELGGTGLGLAIVKHLVSSIRGQVAVASRPGSGSRFTVTIPRYPGTLHAASDPRSPAGEAQPRPLL, encoded by the coding sequence ATGGCGGGGGTCCTGATCGCCCTGGGGCTCGTGGCGGCGGGGGCGGCGGCGGCCCTGGCCTGGCAATGGTCGCGTGCGCTCCGGGAGGTCGGGCGTGGGCTGCAGTCCCTCGGCCAGGGGCGTCGCGCCAGGCCGGTCCTCGTGGACGTGGGCGGCCCCGTGGGCCCTGTCGTCCGGTCGTTCAACACGGCTTCGCCGCTCATCCAGGGCCGGCTGGACCGCCTGGAGGGGGACCGCGAGCAGCTCCGGGTCGTCCTCGGCGCGATGGCCGAGGCCGTGATCGCCGTGGATCCCAGGCGCCGGCTCCTCCTGGCCAACGCGAGCGCCGACGCTATGTTCGGCTTCGACTCGCACTCCGTCGGCCGCCTCGTGCCGGAGCTGATCCGCAGCCCCCAGGTGCAGGGGGCGGTCGAGGAGACCCTGCGGATGTCCCCCCCGGACGCCTTCCAGGGGGAGGTCAACCTGCCGTTCCGCGAGCCGGCCATGCGGGGCATCACGCGGACGCTCTCGGTCCGGGGAACCCCACTCCACGGGAGCCCGGCCGCCGGCGCCGTGCTGGTCTTCCACGACGTGACCGACCTCCGCCGCCTGGAGCGGATGCGGCAGGACTTCGTCGCCAACGCGTCGCACGAGCTGAAGACCCCGCTCGCCTCCATCAAGGCCTACACCGAGACGCTCCTCGACTGGGCGCTGCACGACGAGGGCGTGAACCGGCGATACCTGGAGCGGATCGACGAGCAGGCGGACCGCCTCAACCAGCTCATCCTGGACATGCTCAGCCTGGCACGCCTGGAGTCCGGCCAGGAGTTCTACGAGCACCGGCCGACGCGCCTGCTTCCCCTGCTGGCGGACTGCCTGGAAGGGCACCGGGGCCGGGCCGACGCCAAGGGCCTGTCGCTCGCCTTCGAACCCGGCGGCGTGGACGCCGAGGCGCTCGTCGTGGCCGACGAGGAGGCCATCCGGCAGATCTTCGACAACCTCCTGGACAACGCGATCAAGTACACGCCCGAGTCCGGGTCGGTGCGGATGGCCTGCAGCCAGGGCGAGGGGGCGGTGATCGTGGAGGTCGTGGACACGGGCATCGGCATCCCCCGCGACGACCAGCCGAGGATCTTCGAGCGGTTCTATCGCGTGGACAAGGCGCGGAGCCGCGAGCTGGGCGGCACCGGGCTGGGCCTGGCGATCGTGAAGCACCTCGTCTCCTCGATCCGCGGCCAGGTCGCGGTCGCCAGCCGCCCGGGCTCGGGGTCGCGATTCACGGTGACGATCCCCCGCTACCCCGGGACGCTCCACGCCGCATCGGACCCGAGGAGCCCGGCCGGCGAGGCCCAGCCCAGGCCGTTGCTCTGA